A genomic region of Runella rosea contains the following coding sequences:
- a CDS encoding DEAD/DEAH box helicase → MKFEEYHIAPEIKKSLVNLGFKRPTDIQFKAIPSILKGEDVLAIAQTGTGKTAAFAIPIIHLLNERKRNNRRPDGVKCVVMVPTHELALQITEVFNRLGHFTLVETLGLFGGVAQDPQIAKLNKGVDVVVATPGRLFDLVSQGHLKLDRVEVLILDEADHMLDLGFIKDIRDLLRHLPRRRQTLFFSATIDDKIKKLAYSLINSGAIRIQISPKDPVAKNIEHFVAYVEMDDKRFFLERIINEHPESKIMVFVRTKVRAERVFKALERMEIRSLTLHGDKDQKDRLTALNDFKSGKTKVLIATDISARGIDITGVDYVINYDLPEQAENYVHRVGRTGRGTLKGNAVSFCSPEEKPILDEIETYLDKPIDVLQISKAEYDSMIDFTNDNSGNLQVLLREIEELEEGRKKKKRKKK, encoded by the coding sequence ATGAAGTTTGAAGAGTATCACATTGCCCCCGAAATCAAGAAAAGTTTAGTGAATCTGGGGTTCAAACGCCCCACCGATATTCAGTTTAAAGCGATTCCTTCCATTCTGAAAGGGGAAGATGTGTTGGCCATTGCCCAAACGGGTACGGGAAAAACGGCCGCGTTTGCCATACCCATTATCCATTTGCTCAACGAGCGCAAACGCAACAACCGCCGCCCTGATGGCGTTAAATGCGTCGTGATGGTGCCTACGCATGAGTTGGCTTTGCAAATCACCGAAGTGTTTAATCGCCTTGGCCATTTTACGTTAGTAGAAACCTTGGGTTTATTTGGAGGCGTGGCGCAGGATCCACAGATAGCCAAATTGAACAAGGGGGTAGATGTGGTGGTGGCAACCCCTGGGCGCTTGTTTGACTTGGTCAGTCAGGGCCACCTCAAGCTCGACCGGGTTGAGGTGCTGATTCTCGACGAAGCCGACCACATGCTGGATTTGGGTTTTATCAAAGACATTCGTGATTTGCTTCGTCACCTACCGCGTCGGCGGCAAACATTGTTTTTTTCTGCTACCATTGACGATAAAATCAAGAAATTAGCCTATTCGCTCATCAACAGCGGGGCCATTCGCATTCAGATTTCGCCCAAAGACCCCGTGGCCAAAAATATTGAACATTTTGTGGCTTATGTGGAAATGGACGATAAACGTTTCTTTCTTGAGCGCATCATCAATGAGCATCCCGAAAGTAAAATCATGGTTTTTGTCCGGACCAAAGTGCGAGCCGAGCGGGTATTTAAGGCGTTGGAACGCATGGAAATCAGGAGCCTAACGCTGCACGGAGATAAAGACCAAAAAGACCGCTTGACGGCCCTGAATGATTTTAAAAGCGGAAAAACCAAAGTGCTGATAGCAACCGACATCAGCGCCCGTGGCATTGATATTACAGGAGTGGATTATGTCATTAACTATGACTTGCCCGAACAGGCCGAAAACTACGTCCACCGGGTTGGACGTACAGGGCGTGGTACACTCAAGGGCAATGCCGTTTCATTTTGTAGCCCAGAAGAAAAACCCATTTTGGATGAAATCGAGACTTATCTCGATAAGCCCATCGACGTGCTCCAAATTAGCAAAGCTGAATACGACAGCATGATTGATTTTACGAATGATAATTCAGGAAATTTGCAGGTACTTTTGCGCGAGATAGAGGAGTTGGAAGAAGGGCGAAAAAAGAAAAAACGCAAAAAGAAATAG
- a CDS encoding PVC-type heme-binding CxxCH protein, translated as MKPLHFLLSVVLCSIGWVAFKPQVPNVVKAPPKKTELRVVQDEKAGTISVFRLNGKEPILTQNAKADFRPYLHPIMAPDGKGVLTEYSPGHHKHQTGIYWGYTRVNGRDYFHHPEGDYWRRVSAKVIRSKGPEVKWETVYDLLDEKGNAVLTETQTWTMAEKDGKYILNLEWAGEAQTDVTIGKYDYGGLFVRMPWKQGIKGEVINAARQKNEKAEGQRATWVDIGMQVEGRSDLAHIAIFDHPENKGFPQYWRVDGQLGAGPARARTGDWQIKKGKVEVIKHQLVIYTGEFNDVKLSGTWSEFSGQDMAYALWGVAQQEGRDAKFLSPEEAIANMTLKEGFKVNTWASEPMMTQPMAFCWDDRGRLWVAENRDYESRGHGFSNAGNSRILILEDTNHDGVADTKKVFLEGIAFPAAMAVGFDGLYLGAPPNLLFVPDRNHDDVADMDNIEVRLTGWGIRDRHETLNSLHWGPDGWLYGCQGFATPSKVRKPEGKGRIYRHKDPFPEDILQGEGVDINGGVWRYHPTKDKFEVVAHGFSNPWGIDYDAKGQLFISACVIPHMWHVILGGIYHRQGGQHFNPYIYSDIRTIADHSHRSAHGGARVYQSDAFPEEHKGRIFMANIHEHAVLSDVLEKKGSGFVAKHGDELLMANNAQWVGFSMEVGPDGGLYVLDWHDADICGKEVINGETGRIFRIMPKESLAKNWDGRFDDLTKLSDKQLVELQTSPSDWHSRRARVILQSRATKGNLDKSALADLQTIFQTNANPDYRLRALWALHTTASITAAELQKSLTDRDEYIRAWAIQLLCEDKTPSTDALAAFVKMAKEDASPVVRLYLTSAMQRIDNESGWKIVEQLAKHGEDNEDHNLPKMIWFGLEPLVKANPNRALELASQTQIPLIAKYVARRLIDANAPEAVIAMVGKSSKNQVSILEGMRDGLEGRFDLKAPANWAAVYAKLRLEKGEVANLATQIAQRFGDTEATQKSMITLKNKNAPLLQRQQALQAIAARKREELVNEIPNLLNEPKLRMDVIRAIADYDKEPLAKLLISKYKDLSAAEKQQAIQTLSSRPKYGWQLTQALKSQTIPKRDVPPYAARQLLRVVGSGFIEVWGPIEQEPSLEKSYSKYQRMITDKAVATANAVKGEVVFQRTCGSCHKMYGKGGNIGPDLTGSNRANLDYLLFNVLNPSGEIQEDYKLVVVTTRDGRTYSGNVISENERQLTMRVVGQDAVVVNKSSIQSREVMPTSLMPVGLFDALAEQEVLDLVKYMRTMSGNKQAQK; from the coding sequence GCACCCCATCATGGCCCCCGACGGTAAGGGCGTTCTGACCGAGTACAGTCCTGGACATCACAAACACCAAACGGGTATTTATTGGGGCTACACGCGCGTGAATGGGCGTGATTATTTTCACCATCCTGAGGGCGATTATTGGCGGCGGGTTTCGGCCAAAGTAATCAGAAGCAAAGGCCCAGAAGTAAAGTGGGAAACGGTGTACGATTTGCTCGACGAAAAAGGCAACGCGGTATTGACCGAAACCCAAACTTGGACCATGGCGGAAAAAGATGGAAAATATATTCTTAATCTTGAATGGGCGGGTGAAGCCCAAACCGATGTAACGATTGGAAAATACGACTACGGCGGGTTGTTTGTGAGAATGCCGTGGAAACAGGGAATCAAAGGTGAAGTGATAAACGCGGCCCGTCAAAAAAATGAGAAAGCCGAAGGGCAACGCGCCACGTGGGTTGATATTGGAATGCAGGTAGAAGGTCGCAGTGACTTGGCGCATATTGCCATTTTTGACCATCCCGAAAATAAAGGTTTTCCGCAATATTGGCGGGTAGACGGCCAATTGGGGGCTGGGCCAGCCCGGGCTCGTACGGGAGACTGGCAAATTAAAAAAGGGAAAGTGGAGGTGATAAAGCACCAATTGGTGATTTATACGGGCGAGTTCAACGATGTAAAATTGTCGGGTACGTGGAGTGAATTTAGCGGGCAAGATATGGCCTACGCCCTCTGGGGAGTGGCGCAGCAGGAAGGCCGTGATGCCAAGTTCCTGTCGCCCGAAGAAGCCATTGCCAACATGACTCTTAAAGAGGGCTTTAAAGTAAATACTTGGGCCTCTGAACCGATGATGACCCAACCGATGGCTTTTTGCTGGGATGACCGAGGTCGCCTGTGGGTGGCCGAAAACCGTGACTATGAATCGCGCGGGCATGGATTTTCCAACGCGGGCAACAGCCGAATTCTCATTTTGGAAGATACCAATCATGATGGAGTGGCCGATACCAAAAAGGTGTTTTTGGAAGGAATTGCTTTTCCCGCCGCTATGGCGGTTGGCTTTGATGGGCTGTATCTAGGTGCTCCGCCGAACCTCCTTTTTGTGCCCGACCGCAACCACGACGACGTGGCTGATATGGATAATATCGAAGTGCGGCTTACGGGATGGGGTATCCGCGACCGCCACGAAACGCTCAACAGTTTACATTGGGGCCCCGACGGTTGGCTGTACGGTTGCCAAGGATTTGCGACTCCTTCAAAAGTGCGCAAACCCGAAGGGAAAGGCCGTATTTACAGGCATAAAGACCCATTTCCAGAAGATATTTTGCAAGGAGAAGGTGTAGATATTAACGGTGGCGTGTGGCGTTATCACCCTACAAAAGACAAATTTGAAGTGGTGGCGCACGGTTTCAGTAATCCTTGGGGGATTGATTATGATGCTAAGGGACAACTGTTTATCAGCGCTTGCGTGATTCCGCACATGTGGCACGTCATTTTGGGGGGAATTTATCACCGGCAGGGTGGACAACATTTTAATCCCTATATCTACAGCGATATACGCACCATTGCCGACCACAGCCACCGCTCGGCGCATGGCGGGGCGCGAGTGTATCAATCGGATGCGTTTCCTGAGGAACATAAAGGCCGAATTTTCATGGCCAACATCCACGAGCACGCTGTGTTGTCGGATGTTTTGGAGAAAAAAGGCTCGGGTTTTGTGGCCAAACACGGCGATGAATTGCTCATGGCCAACAACGCCCAATGGGTAGGATTCAGCATGGAAGTAGGCCCAGACGGAGGGCTGTACGTACTCGATTGGCACGATGCCGACATTTGCGGCAAAGAAGTTATAAACGGTGAAACGGGCCGTATTTTTAGAATTATGCCCAAAGAATCCTTGGCCAAAAACTGGGATGGGCGCTTTGATGATTTGACTAAACTGTCAGATAAACAATTGGTTGAGTTGCAAACAAGCCCCAGCGACTGGCATTCAAGAAGAGCAAGAGTGATTCTGCAATCTCGGGCCACCAAAGGAAATTTAGACAAAAGTGCCTTGGCTGATTTACAAACCATTTTTCAGACAAATGCAAATCCAGATTACCGACTTCGGGCGCTGTGGGCGTTGCATACTACGGCAAGTATTACGGCGGCAGAATTGCAGAAATCATTGACTGACAGAGATGAGTACATTCGCGCTTGGGCAATTCAACTGTTATGCGAAGACAAAACGCCATCGACCGATGCGTTGGCAGCGTTTGTGAAAATGGCTAAAGAAGACGCGTCGCCCGTGGTGCGGCTTTATTTGACGTCGGCCATGCAGCGGATTGACAATGAATCTGGGTGGAAAATTGTGGAACAGCTGGCCAAACACGGCGAAGACAACGAAGACCATAACCTGCCCAAGATGATATGGTTTGGCTTGGAGCCATTGGTCAAAGCCAATCCCAATCGCGCCCTTGAATTGGCGTCACAAACGCAGATTCCATTGATTGCCAAGTACGTGGCGCGTCGGTTGATAGATGCCAATGCTCCTGAAGCGGTCATTGCGATGGTGGGCAAATCGTCTAAAAATCAGGTAAGTATTCTGGAAGGTATGCGTGATGGATTGGAAGGGCGATTTGACTTAAAAGCACCTGCTAATTGGGCCGCCGTATACGCTAAGCTGCGCCTAGAAAAAGGCGAAGTGGCGAATCTTGCCACCCAGATAGCGCAACGTTTTGGGGATACCGAGGCCACTCAAAAATCTATGATTACGCTGAAAAACAAAAATGCGCCTTTACTCCAACGCCAACAGGCACTGCAAGCTATTGCGGCTCGTAAACGGGAGGAGTTGGTTAATGAAATTCCCAACCTGTTGAACGAGCCTAAATTGCGGATGGATGTGATTAGGGCTATTGCCGATTATGACAAGGAGCCGTTGGCTAAATTGTTGATTTCTAAATATAAAGACCTTAGTGCTGCCGAAAAACAACAGGCTATTCAGACACTTTCTTCGCGCCCCAAATACGGTTGGCAATTAACGCAGGCCCTAAAAAGTCAGACGATTCCTAAACGTGATGTGCCGCCTTATGCCGCTCGACAATTGCTGCGGGTAGTGGGAAGCGGATTCATTGAAGTGTGGGGCCCCATTGAACAGGAGCCGTCGTTAGAAAAATCGTATTCAAAATACCAGCGGATGATTACTGATAAAGCCGTTGCCACGGCCAACGCGGTTAAGGGCGAGGTAGTTTTTCAACGCACCTGCGGAAGTTGTCATAAGATGTACGGCAAAGGTGGCAACATTGGCCCCGATTTGACGGGTTCCAACCGCGCCAATCTAGATTATCTGTTGTTCAACGTTCTGAATCCCAGTGGCGAAATTCAAGAAGATTATAAGTTGGTGGTGGTCACCACCCGCGATGGGCGCACGTACTCTGGCAATGTTATCTCAGAAAATGAACGACAGTTGACGATGCGTGTGGTAGGCCAAGATGCGGTGGTAGTCAACAAATCGTCGATTCAGTCGCGCGAAGTGATGCCCACGTCGCTGATGCCCGTGGGATTGTTTGATGCATTGGCCGAACAGGAAGTACTGGATTTGGTAAAATACATGCGAACCATGAGCGGTAACAAACAGGCACAGAAATAA